In one window of Candidatus Sulfuricurvum sp. RIFRC-1 DNA:
- the fliW gene encoding flagellar assembly protein FliW, with protein sequence MQFQVKSTILGFESIGCVELHEIDELFSTLQSCDGSISFTLANPYVLREYSFDLPTAIRVLLDINEDSKVVVYNIAVIQDPLDESCINFLAPLIFNQDNATMAQAVLDVKNHPGLGLAEPIKNFKS encoded by the coding sequence ATGCAATTTCAAGTTAAATCGACAATATTAGGATTTGAAAGTATTGGATGTGTAGAGTTGCATGAGATTGATGAATTGTTTTCAACGCTTCAAAGTTGTGACGGGAGTATTAGTTTTACCTTGGCAAATCCATATGTTTTGCGTGAATATTCATTTGATTTGCCAACAGCAATACGAGTATTACTCGACATTAATGAAGATTCAAAGGTAGTGGTATATAATATCGCCGTAATTCAAGACCCGCTCGATGAATCGTGCATAAACTTCCTAGCCCCGCTTATTTTTAATCAAGACAATGCGACCATGGCGCAAGCGGTATTAGATGTGAAAAATCATCCCGGTTTAGGCTTGGCTGAACCTATCAAAAATTTTAAATCATAA
- a CDS encoding CDC27 family protein: MLDIKKLERRWLKYKLKSFAPYFIVFFLLISLIVGTFLWLKAEKPIQIAIVKNPISISSKKTTALSPLTPTVEDNTTVLEPSMDFIQSFQNTPSPNQTSLTSTSAKTKSIPLSVTSTPKTLNIPEYVPPPVMKSNNHEGSLSINRNNESKLDINDLQRRFKETSNANLGLFIARYYYDHGNYDEAYNYALKTNNLNNRIDESWILFSKSLVKLGRTDQAKKTLQLYISQSNSEAARALLDTIERGNFK, translated from the coding sequence ATGCTTGATATTAAAAAATTGGAACGTCGCTGGTTAAAATACAAACTCAAATCTTTTGCCCCTTATTTTATTGTTTTTTTTCTATTGATATCATTGATTGTTGGTACTTTTTTATGGCTTAAAGCTGAAAAACCTATCCAGATCGCTATTGTAAAAAATCCAATTAGTATTTCCTCTAAAAAAACAACTGCCCTATCGCCTCTTACTCCGACAGTTGAAGACAACACTACTGTTTTAGAACCATCCATGGATTTTATTCAATCCTTTCAGAACACTCCAAGTCCTAATCAAACATCACTAACCTCCACTTCGGCAAAAACCAAATCTATCCCGCTGTCTGTAACATCGACACCAAAAACCTTGAATATACCAGAGTATGTTCCTCCTCCCGTTATGAAATCCAATAATCATGAAGGATCACTTTCGATCAATCGAAATAATGAGTCTAAACTCGATATAAATGATCTACAACGTCGATTTAAAGAGACTTCTAATGCTAATCTTGGTCTTTTTATTGCCCGCTATTATTATGATCATGGAAATTACGATGAAGCTTATAACTATGCTTTAAAAACCAATAATCTTAATAATCGAATCGATGAAAGCTGGATCCTTTTTTCAAAATCATTGGTAAAACTTGGTAGAACCGATCAAGCAAAAAAAACCCTTCAGCTTTATATTTCGCAATCCAATTCAGAAGCAGCAAGAGCTCTGTTAGACACTATTGAAAGAGGAAATTTTAAATGA
- a CDS encoding YceI family protein, translating to MKKNILATVMVGLLLGSTALSAALYKVDPSHSNVGFKVKHMMISTVSGKFTNFSGIYDLEKGQFKSLSGSMKADSIDTGIVKRDDHLRSSDFFDAAKFGDISFVMTSTSKSKMTGNLTIRGITKKVVLDIDMGGVVEDPWGNQRSGFVLSGQVNRKDYGLNWNKAIEAGGVVVGDEVKLIVEIEGIAE from the coding sequence ATGAAAAAGAATATTTTAGCAACAGTAATGGTAGGCTTATTGCTCGGTTCAACGGCGCTCTCGGCTGCTCTCTATAAAGTGGATCCATCCCATTCAAACGTAGGGTTTAAAGTCAAACATATGATGATCAGTACAGTAAGCGGAAAATTCACTAATTTCAGCGGGATTTATGATTTAGAGAAGGGGCAGTTTAAATCATTGAGCGGTTCAATGAAAGCGGATTCTATCGATACGGGGATTGTGAAGCGTGATGATCATTTACGAAGCTCGGATTTCTTTGATGCGGCAAAATTTGGGGATATTTCATTTGTGATGACAAGTACATCAAAAAGTAAAATGACGGGAAATTTGACGATTCGAGGCATTACGAAAAAAGTTGTTTTGGATATCGACATGGGCGGAGTTGTGGAAGATCCGTGGGGTAATCAACGTTCTGGATTTGTGTTGAGTGGTCAAGTTAACCGTAAAGATTATGGTTTGAATTGGAACAAAGCGATAGAAGCTGGCGGTGTGGTTGTCGGAGATGAAGTGAAACTTATTGTAGAAATCGAAGGGATCGCGGAATAA
- a CDS encoding ATP-dependent helicase: MPLSRLNVQQYTAATAPYGHNLIIASAGTGKTSTIVGRIAYLISQNVKPEEILLLTFTNKAAAEMVERVAAFFGREIASKIDAGTFHAVSYRWLKRKEGKVVLKQPRELKTLFRSVYEKRTFSHIDCATSAYGANYLYDVYSFYQNTELNVNFEEWILTRQDEHAVYAAIYADIIDEFEALKKEYGFVNFNDLLLHMRDLAQQSDLGYKEVLIDEYQDTNALQGTLINAMRPPSLFCVGDYDQSIYAFNGADISIIGSFTTNFPDAEVYTLNKNYRSTVPILSLANTVIAYNERIYPKALEVTRTAEAQSPSLLIYDELFDQYHGIAQKIGDSSTNREEIAVIFRNNASADGIEATLREMGIACRRRGGTSFFDSKEIKALLDMYTLLVNESDMMAFIHLFDYAKGVGSAIAKELFVALQKLGRGSFLRGLYSPDSEISNPFEKRRLNHQLGLFDDYAELGSAGRFAKLGLDPNFMGNPILKHAKLTKDSATFLHDLFILFRQLRDIKEPKAAVQKIALSALYGHVVEMLSTRRAMTENGSIDERAKSESQERIRRKCTLLFELSRPYKDHERFLNAMVLGSQDLTQGEGVHLLSIHASKGLEYQEVYVIDLMDGRFPNRKLMSRSGSIEEERRLFYVSVTRAKDRLFLSYAKYDKIKKTNFVPSQFLFEAGLIPKDETYNALVSKGSSEEA, encoded by the coding sequence TTGCCACTTTCCCGCCTCAACGTTCAACAATATACTGCCGCAACTGCTCCGTATGGACATAATCTTATTATAGCTTCAGCCGGTACGGGAAAAACTTCGACGATTGTTGGGCGTATTGCTTATCTTATCTCTCAAAATGTAAAACCTGAAGAGATTTTACTCCTTACTTTTACCAACAAAGCCGCCGCTGAGATGGTGGAGAGGGTAGCGGCATTTTTCGGTCGGGAGATCGCTTCTAAGATCGATGCCGGGACATTTCATGCGGTGAGTTATCGCTGGCTCAAACGCAAAGAGGGAAAAGTCGTTCTCAAACAGCCCAGAGAACTCAAAACTCTTTTCCGCAGTGTGTATGAAAAACGGACATTCAGCCACATTGATTGTGCGACATCGGCATACGGTGCCAATTATCTGTATGATGTGTATTCTTTTTACCAAAATACAGAACTGAACGTTAATTTTGAAGAGTGGATTTTAACAAGGCAAGATGAACACGCTGTGTATGCGGCGATTTATGCCGATATTATTGATGAATTTGAAGCGCTGAAAAAAGAGTATGGCTTCGTAAATTTTAATGATTTGCTTCTTCATATGCGTGATCTTGCACAGCAGAGTGATTTGGGGTATAAAGAGGTATTGATTGACGAGTACCAAGATACGAATGCCCTTCAGGGGACGCTGATCAACGCTATGCGCCCTCCGTCACTTTTTTGTGTGGGAGATTATGATCAGAGTATTTATGCTTTTAACGGGGCTGATATCTCTATTATTGGGTCATTTACGACCAATTTCCCCGATGCTGAGGTCTATACTCTTAATAAAAACTACCGTTCAACCGTTCCGATCCTCTCTTTGGCCAATACGGTTATCGCCTATAATGAACGGATATACCCAAAAGCTTTGGAAGTAACCCGAACGGCAGAAGCGCAAAGCCCCTCCTTGCTTATCTATGATGAACTGTTTGACCAGTATCATGGTATTGCTCAAAAAATCGGTGATTCTTCTACGAATCGAGAAGAAATCGCTGTAATCTTTCGAAATAATGCCTCGGCAGATGGTATTGAAGCGACCTTACGTGAAATGGGAATAGCGTGTCGGCGGCGCGGGGGAACCAGTTTTTTTGATTCGAAAGAGATCAAAGCCCTTTTGGATATGTATACTCTGCTTGTCAATGAATCGGATATGATGGCCTTTATCCATTTGTTTGATTATGCCAAAGGGGTAGGAAGTGCAATTGCAAAAGAGCTGTTTGTGGCATTGCAAAAACTGGGTCGCGGTTCGTTTTTGCGTGGATTGTATTCACCGGATTCTGAAATCTCTAACCCGTTTGAAAAACGGCGTCTTAATCATCAGTTAGGGCTGTTCGATGATTATGCTGAGCTTGGGAGTGCAGGGCGATTTGCAAAGCTTGGATTGGACCCTAACTTTATGGGGAATCCGATTCTGAAGCACGCTAAACTCACAAAAGATTCGGCTACCTTTTTGCATGATCTATTTATTTTATTCCGTCAATTGAGAGATATCAAAGAACCAAAAGCTGCGGTTCAAAAGATTGCACTTTCAGCGTTATACGGGCACGTTGTTGAGATGCTTTCCACAAGGCGGGCTATGACCGAAAATGGATCGATTGATGAGCGGGCTAAAAGTGAATCACAAGAGAGAATTCGTCGAAAATGCACTCTTTTGTTTGAACTTTCACGCCCGTATAAAGATCATGAACGTTTCTTGAATGCCATGGTTTTGGGCTCACAGGATTTGACGCAGGGGGAAGGGGTTCATCTGCTCAGTATTCATGCCTCCAAAGGGTTGGAATACCAAGAAGTGTATGTCATTGATTTAATGGATGGACGGTTTCCAAACCGAAAACTGATGTCTCGAAGCGGAAGTATTGAAGAGGAGAGACGACTTTTCTATGTATCGGTAACACGGGCAAAAGATCGTCTCTTTCTGAGCTATGCTAAATATGACAAAATCAAGAAAACCAATTTTGTCCCGTCGCAATTTTTATTTGAGGCTGGGCTGATTCCTAAAGATGAAACGTATAATGCTTTAGTCTCAAAAGGGTCAAGTGAAGAGGCTTAA
- a CDS encoding type II secretion system F family protein, whose translation MKYFIVTILTKGKKTEQGLYAENKKEAHYLAKIKFSGMILKVNETSAPIEDQLRRLKESLFSNIQKRKLKQDALIAAIRQLAVMTNAGISIHDSLKEIADATTDKTLQLVLGTIAEDINAGHSLSQSAAKFSYELGNLSLAMIELGEKTGNMAEALHKLADMLEEIRRNIIKFKKAMAYPRNVMIAMAIAFTVLISYVVPQFKTIFEQLDAELPMPTKILLFLEHLFNTYGLYVLAGIFVFVVAFRYMLNHNREFRYKWHQFLLKTYLIKNIIMYATLNRFTLVFSELVRAGIPIAEALETSIAMIDNLPLQEKLLTVRQTVEKGGTLHNGLAETGLFENMIIQMISAGEASGQLDAMMQKVMEYYKMKFDAIIDGLSEAIEPVMLLLIACMVVLLALGIFLPMWEMGNAVQGRR comes from the coding sequence ATGAAATATTTTATAGTAACAATTCTCACCAAAGGGAAAAAAACGGAACAAGGTTTGTATGCCGAAAATAAAAAAGAAGCCCATTATTTGGCTAAAATCAAATTTTCCGGGATGATATTAAAAGTCAATGAGACTTCAGCGCCGATTGAGGATCAGCTTCGCCGATTAAAAGAGAGCCTATTCTCTAACATACAAAAACGAAAGCTTAAACAAGATGCCCTTATTGCAGCCATACGCCAACTGGCCGTTATGACCAATGCAGGAATTTCGATTCATGATTCACTCAAAGAAATTGCCGATGCTACAACGGATAAAACATTGCAATTGGTTTTAGGAACAATAGCAGAGGATATCAATGCCGGGCACAGCCTTTCTCAATCTGCGGCAAAATTTTCCTACGAGCTTGGAAATCTCTCTTTAGCAATGATTGAACTCGGTGAAAAAACCGGTAATATGGCTGAAGCCCTCCATAAGCTTGCGGACATGCTCGAAGAGATCCGCCGTAATATTATCAAATTCAAAAAGGCGATGGCTTATCCGCGTAATGTTATGATTGCCATGGCCATCGCATTTACGGTTCTTATCTCTTACGTTGTACCTCAATTTAAAACGATCTTCGAACAGCTAGATGCTGAGCTTCCTATGCCAACAAAAATTTTATTGTTTTTAGAACATCTATTTAATACTTACGGTTTATATGTATTAGCAGGAATTTTTGTTTTTGTTGTTGCTTTTCGCTATATGCTTAATCACAATCGAGAATTTCGTTACAAATGGCATCAATTTCTTCTTAAAACCTACCTTATCAAAAATATCATTATGTATGCAACACTTAACCGGTTTACCCTTGTCTTTTCCGAACTTGTACGTGCCGGTATTCCCATTGCAGAAGCGCTGGAAACATCTATTGCAATGATTGATAATCTCCCGCTTCAAGAAAAGTTGCTGACGGTACGGCAAACCGTTGAAAAAGGGGGAACCCTCCATAACGGTTTAGCCGAAACAGGGCTTTTTGAAAATATGATCATCCAAATGATCTCTGCAGGGGAAGCAAGTGGTCAGCTCGATGCCATGATGCAAAAAGTCATGGAATATTATAAAATGAAGTTCGATGCAATTATCGACGGTCTTTCCGAAGCGATTGAACCGGTTATGCTTTTACTGATCGCTTGTATGGTTGTATTATTGGCACTGGGTATTTTCTTACCAATGTGGGAAATGGGGAATGCGGTCCAAGGCCGCCGCTAA
- a CDS encoding ATP-binding protein — translation MENSLFSKPRDLFLDIVNPRDYVQIDSVSHMYQSLKNSVQKPLKMILLYGRPGTGKSMLLHKLHHDLSKHQKVLMVSTPIVDEDDFLRVLAQNIFGHAPREVMTLNRFLEISSALSLSTIPIVLLDEAQLYSPALMEKIRLISDARAIKFVITLHKTDQEDIIAKEHFQTRIWESIELQNASAEELKIYVQKKLLKANCFDVANMFNDKNMKLIASLTRGNYRETNKLLFSLFSLYCWYEENNPTLIKYNTIKPKWIEMAAIHTGLIHA, via the coding sequence ATGGAGAACTCCCTTTTCTCGAAGCCGCGTGACCTTTTTTTAGACATTGTCAATCCAAGAGATTATGTTCAAATTGACAGTGTTTCACATATGTATCAATCATTGAAAAATTCGGTTCAAAAGCCATTAAAAATGATCTTGTTGTATGGCAGACCAGGGACCGGCAAAAGTATGCTGTTGCATAAATTACATCACGACCTCTCCAAGCATCAAAAAGTTTTAATGGTTTCAACTCCGATAGTGGATGAAGATGATTTTTTACGTGTTCTTGCCCAAAATATTTTTGGCCATGCACCTCGTGAAGTAATGACTCTTAACCGTTTTTTGGAAATCTCTTCGGCTCTCTCGCTGAGTACGATACCCATTGTTTTATTAGATGAAGCGCAGTTGTATTCCCCTGCATTAATGGAAAAAATTCGTCTTATATCCGATGCGAGAGCCATCAAATTTGTGATTACTCTTCATAAAACAGATCAAGAAGACATTATTGCAAAAGAACATTTTCAAACGCGTATATGGGAGAGTATTGAATTACAAAATGCCTCAGCTGAAGAACTCAAAATATACGTTCAAAAAAAGCTTCTCAAAGCTAACTGTTTTGATGTTGCCAATATGTTTAATGATAAAAATATGAAATTAATTGCCTCCTTAACAAGAGGGAACTATCGTGAGACCAATAAATTGCTCTTTTCTCTTTTTAGCTTGTATTGTTGGTATGAAGAAAATAATCCAACACTTATTAAATACAATACGATCAAACCTAAATGGATTGAAATGGCCGCTATTCATACAGGATTAATACATGCTTGA
- a CDS encoding GspE/PulE family protein, whose product MDRITHDLLEKRHITQQQIDRLTSRGVQDDTVLETLTKVGAVSINFIKRFIVEQIRLGRYEFSIIKNYHFLDEASILSHLAEVIEVPFIDLDSIDMDYRLVEKIPTAQLKRYNALPISQDDMYVVVAFSDPLNMEAQESIQRLFPRKSLKISVATEKQIQAYLFKMELKDSVKELVSNIRNELRNIGTIEEQQEASSILQLIDVILKACIKGRASDIHIEPTERNCVVRGRVDGKLAEIFIFDRDIYPPLASRIKLLANLDIAERRKPQDGRFSAMVMDAEFDFRLSTLPIIYGESIVMRILDKTKALVKLEDSGMDSASYQKLIKGLQSPFGIILVTGPTGSGKTTTLYGALNELRNVEDKVITVEDPVEYRMNLIQQVQVNPKVGLSFADALRSILRQDPDKIMIGEIRDHETLEIAIKAALTGHLVISTLHTNDAISAIPRMSDMGIEPYLISGALVAVQAQRLVRRICTHCKKEVDIPQTLLQEYSALIPPHTVFYEGAGCKECNGSGYMGREMICEVLPMTENISSMIARGASKDDLLKEAKREGFVGMFENGMAKAVHGVTTLDEILRVAKG is encoded by the coding sequence ATGGATCGGATTACCCACGATTTACTTGAAAAACGCCATATCACCCAACAGCAAATTGATCGTCTCACATCCAGAGGAGTTCAGGACGATACCGTTTTAGAGACACTTACGAAAGTGGGTGCTGTATCGATCAATTTTATCAAACGATTTATTGTTGAACAAATCCGACTCGGCCGATATGAATTCTCCATTATCAAAAATTACCATTTTTTAGATGAAGCATCGATACTATCCCATTTAGCTGAAGTTATCGAAGTTCCGTTTATCGATCTTGACTCCATTGATATGGATTATCGACTCGTTGAAAAAATACCGACGGCGCAACTTAAACGTTACAATGCCCTCCCTATTTCTCAAGATGACATGTACGTTGTTGTTGCGTTTTCTGACCCTTTAAATATGGAAGCGCAAGAGTCGATTCAACGTCTTTTCCCTCGTAAATCACTCAAAATTTCCGTTGCCACAGAGAAGCAGATTCAAGCCTATTTATTCAAAATGGAGCTGAAAGACAGTGTTAAAGAACTCGTTAGCAATATTCGCAACGAATTACGCAATATCGGAACCATTGAAGAACAGCAAGAAGCTTCCTCCATTCTCCAACTTATTGATGTTATTCTAAAAGCCTGCATAAAAGGACGTGCCAGTGACATCCATATTGAACCGACCGAGCGTAACTGTGTTGTACGTGGACGGGTGGATGGAAAATTGGCTGAAATCTTTATTTTCGACCGTGATATTTATCCCCCTTTGGCGTCACGAATTAAACTCTTAGCCAATCTTGATATCGCAGAACGCCGTAAACCTCAAGATGGTCGTTTTTCTGCGATGGTTATGGACGCCGAATTTGATTTTCGTCTCTCTACTCTCCCGATTATTTATGGAGAGTCCATCGTAATGCGTATTTTGGATAAAACCAAAGCGTTGGTCAAGCTTGAAGATTCAGGGATGGACAGTGCAAGTTACCAAAAACTCATTAAAGGGCTTCAGTCTCCTTTTGGTATTATCTTAGTTACCGGTCCTACCGGAAGCGGTAAAACAACGACTCTTTACGGTGCGTTAAACGAACTCCGTAATGTTGAAGATAAAGTCATCACCGTAGAAGATCCGGTTGAGTATCGTATGAATTTGATTCAACAGGTTCAAGTCAATCCAAAGGTTGGGCTCTCTTTCGCCGACGCTCTACGCTCCATTCTCCGTCAAGACCCGGATAAAATCATGATTGGAGAGATTCGTGACCATGAGACTCTGGAAATTGCTATTAAAGCAGCTCTTACAGGGCACTTGGTAATATCAACGCTTCATACCAATGATGCAATCAGCGCTATTCCCCGTATGTCTGACATGGGGATTGAGCCTTATCTGATTAGCGGTGCTTTAGTTGCAGTTCAAGCACAGCGACTTGTACGAAGGATTTGTACCCACTGTAAAAAAGAGGTTGATATACCGCAGACACTGCTTCAAGAGTACAGTGCACTCATTCCACCTCATACGGTTTTTTATGAAGGAGCTGGATGTAAAGAGTGCAATGGATCCGGTTATATGGGGCGTGAAATGATTTGTGAAGTGCTCCCTATGACTGAAAATATTTCCAGTATGATTGCAAGAGGGGCATCAAAAGATGACCTTCTCAAAGAAGCAAAGCGTGAAGGGTTTGTAGGTATGTTTGAAAATGGTATGGCAAAAGCCGTGCATGGAGTTACAACATTAGATGAAATACTAAGGGTGGCAAAAGGATGA
- the pyrF gene encoding orotidine-5'-phosphate decarboxylase produces MHLCVALDLPNQEDNLALVTKIKDYPIWLKVGLRSYIRDGKPFIDAIKTINPDFKIFLDLKLYDIPNTMADAAESIMGLGVDMFNVHASAGRKAMREVMKRLEPYENRPLVLAVTALTSFEESEFNHVYNENIATKADCFAKDAHEAGLDGVVCSAYESASIKSLTSKGFITLTPGIRPFGEDAGDQERVATIEVAQNEKVDFIVVGRPIYTAENPAEVVEKILAVL; encoded by the coding sequence ATGCACTTATGCGTTGCACTTGATCTTCCAAATCAGGAAGACAATTTAGCTCTCGTTACAAAAATCAAAGACTATCCTATTTGGCTCAAAGTAGGTTTGCGCTCTTACATTCGTGACGGAAAACCCTTTATAGATGCAATCAAAACCATCAATCCCGATTTTAAAATCTTTTTGGATCTCAAACTTTATGATATCCCTAATACGATGGCTGACGCTGCGGAATCGATCATGGGCTTAGGTGTTGATATGTTCAATGTTCACGCTTCCGCCGGCCGAAAAGCAATGCGAGAAGTGATGAAGCGCCTCGAACCGTATGAAAATCGCCCTTTAGTCCTTGCCGTTACTGCCCTCACATCGTTCGAAGAAAGTGAGTTCAACCATGTCTATAATGAAAATATAGCAACCAAAGCGGATTGTTTTGCAAAAGATGCGCATGAAGCGGGATTGGACGGTGTCGTATGCAGTGCTTACGAAAGTGCTTCGATCAAATCTCTTACCTCAAAAGGATTCATCACTCTAACACCGGGCATCCGCCCGTTTGGTGAAGATGCGGGAGATCAGGAGCGTGTTGCGACAATAGAAGTAGCACAAAATGAAAAAGTTGATTTTATCGTCGTCGGTCGCCCGATTTATACTGCTGAAAATCCTGCTGAAGTAGTGGAAAAAATACTCGCTGTTTTATAA
- a CDS encoding valine--tRNA ligase: MSATHYDPKNIEETYYPIWEERGYFEIDGNKSITKPDKHFAIMMPPPNVTGRLHIGHGLTFTLQDIIVRYKRMDGYMTLWQPGTDHAGIATQNVVEKQLLAEGKTKEELGREAFLERVWEWKEESGGIMVGQLRKLGVSPAWSRERFTMDEGLKSSVKEAFVHLYNQNLIVRGNYMVNWCTHDGALSDIEVEHEEHQGNFYHMRYPFSDGSGHIVVATTRPETYFGDTAIMVHPDDERYLHLIGQSVTLPLINRDIKIIADSHVDREFGTGVVKVTPAHDTNDYEVGKRHDLEFITVFDEKGILNQHAGEFEGLERLEARAVIVKRLEEAGFIEKIEEHTHQVGHCYRCKNIVEPYISKQWFVRKEVARGSIDKTNEGLTQFFPPHWINSYNAWMGELRDWCISRQLWWGHRIPVFYCDSCAHEWASLEEHPSSCPHCASKNFTQDPDVLDTWFSSALWPFSTLGWGNGDTAQDQLFQSEDMARFYPNTLLITGFDILFFWVARMMMMGESFTGELPFKHIYLHALVRDEHGQKMSKSKGNVIDPLDMVEKYSADALRFTLAVLAVQGRDIRLSNDRLEQSRNFTNKLFNASKFLQMNVSTFKDLADQEITTPLGRYMLSRFHRATAETRAFLDEYRFNDAATVLYRFLWNEFCDWGIELGKASKESVNELGSIFKESMKLLHPFMPFITEYLYHELSGTSLEEGNSIMVMSYPEEVTVNEAIEAEFAIIMDAIVTIRRAKTLVDLGNQKIDLAYLKCNGDQETMAPFIIRLAKVETLHFTDSKIDNAISDIGESVEVYLPTDAIDLSPIIDRLTKQREKLQKEADKLQGMLSNERFVANAPEAVIIQNREGLADAEDKVSKIDAQLGALGN, encoded by the coding sequence ATGTCAGCTACCCATTACGATCCCAAAAATATTGAAGAGACTTACTATCCCATTTGGGAAGAGCGGGGTTATTTTGAAATCGACGGAAATAAATCGATTACAAAGCCGGATAAACATTTTGCCATTATGATGCCTCCGCCGAATGTCACGGGTAGGCTTCATATCGGACACGGTCTAACCTTCACCCTCCAAGACATTATCGTCCGCTACAAACGGATGGACGGTTATATGACCCTTTGGCAACCGGGAACCGACCATGCCGGAATTGCTACTCAAAACGTCGTGGAAAAACAGCTCCTTGCTGAGGGGAAAACCAAAGAAGAACTCGGACGCGAAGCGTTTTTAGAGCGTGTTTGGGAGTGGAAAGAGGAGAGCGGCGGGATTATGGTCGGACAACTCCGGAAACTCGGTGTCTCTCCCGCATGGAGTCGTGAACGCTTTACGATGGATGAGGGGCTAAAGTCCTCCGTTAAAGAGGCATTCGTCCACCTCTACAACCAAAATCTCATCGTACGCGGCAACTACATGGTCAACTGGTGTACTCATGATGGTGCATTGAGCGATATCGAAGTAGAGCACGAAGAACACCAGGGCAATTTCTACCACATGCGCTATCCGTTCAGTGACGGCAGCGGTCATATTGTTGTTGCTACCACCCGTCCTGAAACCTACTTCGGTGATACTGCCATTATGGTTCATCCTGATGATGAGCGTTACCTTCACCTCATCGGACAAAGTGTCACCCTTCCGCTTATAAACCGCGACATTAAAATCATTGCCGACAGTCATGTCGATCGTGAGTTTGGAACCGGTGTCGTAAAAGTCACTCCTGCGCATGATACGAATGACTACGAAGTGGGAAAACGACACGATCTGGAATTCATCACCGTGTTTGACGAAAAAGGGATATTGAACCAGCACGCCGGAGAGTTTGAAGGATTAGAGCGTCTCGAAGCACGCGCTGTTATCGTCAAACGTCTCGAAGAGGCGGGATTTATCGAGAAAATCGAAGAGCACACCCACCAAGTGGGGCATTGTTACCGCTGTAAAAATATCGTTGAACCGTATATTTCCAAACAGTGGTTTGTCCGCAAAGAGGTTGCACGCGGTTCTATTGATAAAACCAATGAGGGATTGACCCAATTTTTCCCTCCTCACTGGATCAACAGCTACAATGCTTGGATGGGTGAATTACGCGATTGGTGTATCTCACGCCAGCTTTGGTGGGGACATCGTATTCCGGTATTTTACTGCGACTCTTGCGCTCATGAGTGGGCTAGTTTGGAAGAACATCCGTCTTCATGCCCTCATTGTGCGAGTAAAAATTTCACTCAAGACCCTGATGTTCTCGATACATGGTTCAGCTCCGCACTCTGGCCGTTCTCAACACTCGGATGGGGGAACGGCGATACCGCTCAAGATCAACTCTTCCAAAGCGAAGATATGGCTCGTTTCTATCCTAACACTCTTCTTATCACCGGATTTGATATTCTTTTCTTCTGGGTTGCGCGTATGATGATGATGGGTGAGAGTTTTACGGGAGAGTTACCGTTTAAACATATCTACCTTCATGCATTGGTACGGGATGAGCACGGTCAAAAAATGTCCAAATCCAAAGGGAATGTCATCGATCCGCTCGATATGGTCGAAAAATACAGTGCCGATGCATTGCGTTTCACCTTAGCTGTCCTTGCAGTTCAAGGACGCGACATTCGGCTCAGTAACGACCGATTAGAGCAAAGTCGAAACTTTACCAACAAACTTTTTAATGCTTCAAAATTCTTGCAAATGAACGTGTCTACATTCAAAGATTTAGCGGATCAGGAAATCACCACTCCGCTGGGCCGCTATATGTTGAGCCGTTTTCACCGCGCGACAGCTGAGACGAGAGCATTCTTAGACGAATACCGTTTTAACGATGCGGCAACGGTACTTTACCGCTTCTTGTGGAATGAGTTCTGCGACTGGGGTATCGAGTTAGGGAAAGCGTCCAAAGAGAGCGTTAACGAACTGGGAAGCATCTTCAAAGAGTCAATGAAACTTCTCCATCCGTTTATGCCTTTTATCACCGAGTACCTTTATCATGAACTCTCCGGCACCTCGCTCGAAGAGGGTAATTCGATTATGGTAATGTCGTATCCTGAAGAGGTGACGGTGAATGAAGCGATCGAAGCAGAATTTGCCATCATCATGGATGCCATTGTAACTATTCGCCGGGCTAAAACCCTTGTTGATTTGGGGAACCAAAAAATCGATCTCGCTTACCTTAAATGCAATGGCGATCAAGAGACGATGGCACCATTCATTATCCGCCTAGCCAAAGTAGAAACACTTCATTTTACCGATTCTAAAATCGACAATGCGATTAGCGATATCGGAGAATCGGTTGAGGTTTACCTTCCAACCGACGCGATTGATTTGAGCCCGATCATCGACCGACTCACGAAACAGCGTGAAAAACTCCAAAAAGAGGCTGACAAACTACAAGGGATGCTCTCCAATGAGCGTTTTGTAGCCAATGCTCCTGAAGCGGTCATCATCCAAAACCGTGAAGGATTAGCCGATGCGGAAGATAAAGTATCCAAAATCGATGCTCAGCTCGGTGCGTTAGGCAACTAA